In bacterium, one genomic interval encodes:
- a CDS encoding SEC-C domain-containing protein, with amino-acid sequence MDTAYVFYFCSHGLSRDERRTVLGDMCFVTRDKFRDKQKVIGISTSAGCPKFQLYEFVYLYAENWGEDEQRKSEIRANTGLMLGVKEFRGTIREYPILLKPEPVHFKGPNENVSTKIARNEQCPCGSGRKYKRCHGR; translated from the coding sequence ATGGATACGGCTTACGTGTTCTACTTTTGCAGTCACGGGTTATCGCGAGATGAGCGCCGAACCGTCTTGGGAGATATGTGTTTTGTCACGCGAGACAAGTTCAGGGACAAACAAAAAGTTATCGGAATCTCTACCTCTGCCGGTTGCCCTAAGTTCCAGCTGTATGAGTTTGTCTATCTGTACGCGGAGAACTGGGGGGAAGACGAGCAGCGGAAGAGCGAGATTCGCGCAAATACAGGGTTAATGCTGGGCGTCAAAGAATTCAGAGGAACGATTCGTGAGTACCCTATACTTCTCAAGCCTGAGCCAGTGCATTTCAAAGGGCCCAACGAAAATGTAAGCACGAAAATCGCAAGAAATGAGCAGTGCCCTTGCGGAAGTGGGAGGAAATATAAGCGTTGTCATGGTCGCTGA
- a CDS encoding SEC-C domain-containing protein has product MQDVKVDHIALVNNPFQKYSVCFPSGATPSERGDRYDYAVLEYLMDRLKSPWHAWDVKNTTKWYPRSAFEEMEPGDFCPCNSGKNFGECCQSLPGVTLPHYHFTFAVSPSRDLMDGGDRLSTTLRKSEKA; this is encoded by the coding sequence GTGCAAGACGTAAAGGTTGACCACATAGCGTTGGTGAACAATCCGTTTCAGAAATATTCGGTCTGTTTCCCGTCCGGCGCAACTCCATCGGAAAGAGGAGATCGATATGATTACGCGGTACTTGAGTATTTGATGGATAGGCTGAAGTCACCATGGCACGCATGGGATGTAAAGAACACTACTAAGTGGTATCCCCGGTCAGCATTTGAAGAGATGGAGCCTGGCGATTTTTGTCCATGCAATTCCGGTAAGAATTTCGGAGAATGCTGTCAGTCATTGCCCGGAGTGACGCTCCCGCATTACCATTTCACCTTTGCTGTGTCTCCTTCCAGAGACTTAATGGATGGCGGCGACCGGCTAAGCACTACCCTCAGGAAATCCGAGAAGGCGTGA